Proteins from one Brevibacillus humidisoli genomic window:
- a CDS encoding spore coat protein: MQHHQYGAHEVIELHEVLAASVDALNLFRVYLSYVQDPELEQIVSHQLSFMTDEYNSLIHLIHGRGMPAASSYKKVAAPGQQAGMQGGEQVERPNRAFELIDDRDVVSTLLGTHKAGAKLRMDAALECADAQIRSALLQAANNCAMQAFETWGYMNRRGFYELSTLQPTASAHVLGRYQPTTERSAADASRFQPTEQVQAPPGPVYPTMPSAPSSSTAREDVAGSHAGGERTSPVSGLGFPYLSGAVDHQTKMQQTDEESEGPASRH, from the coding sequence ATGCAACACCACCAGTACGGAGCACATGAAGTGATCGAACTCCATGAGGTTCTTGCCGCTTCGGTCGACGCCCTAAATCTGTTTCGGGTCTATCTGTCATACGTGCAGGATCCAGAGCTTGAACAGATCGTAAGTCACCAGCTTTCGTTTATGACGGATGAATACAATAGCCTGATTCACCTGATTCACGGCCGGGGGATGCCGGCAGCCAGTTCTTACAAGAAGGTTGCTGCCCCTGGGCAACAAGCCGGTATGCAGGGCGGAGAGCAGGTTGAGCGGCCCAATCGGGCTTTCGAGCTGATTGATGACCGCGATGTGGTATCCACTCTGCTTGGCACTCACAAAGCAGGTGCCAAACTGCGCATGGATGCCGCACTGGAGTGCGCCGATGCCCAGATACGAAGCGCACTCTTGCAAGCAGCCAACAACTGTGCGATGCAGGCCTTCGAGACATGGGGGTACATGAACAGACGTGGTTTCTACGAACTCTCGACGCTGCAGCCCACCGCCTCTGCACATGTTTTGGGTCGGTATCAGCCAACGACTGAACGGTCTGCCGCAGACGCTTCCCGCTTTCAGCCAACCGAACAGGTACAGGCGCCACCAGGACCTGTTTATCCAACCATGCCGTCTGCTCCGTCAAGCAGTACTGCCCGTGAGGACGTAGCCGGGAGCCATGCAGGAGGAGAACGGACATCACCAGTTTCCGGTCTCGGCTTTCCGTACCTGTCCGGAGCAGTAGA
- a CDS encoding YqaA family protein: protein MFDTISEIFMQYGQFGLFALSFLDSFILPVPPFFLQIAMSLVSPADALYYATVAFFGSVLGAPMGYLLGKALGKPLMHKVVPARWVEVATDKFTKDGDAAVLIGSFTPIPYKVFTILSGVFGFSLFRLIVYSILGRGIKFYLIGVLFFLYGKHAKELLDQYLEVSLLAVAVILTLGWFLLKRRKKR, encoded by the coding sequence ATGTTTGATACCATTTCCGAGATTTTCATGCAGTACGGGCAATTCGGTTTATTTGCCCTTTCCTTTCTTGACTCATTTATTTTGCCTGTGCCGCCATTTTTTCTGCAGATCGCGATGAGCCTTGTCTCACCAGCGGACGCGTTGTATTACGCAACGGTAGCCTTCTTTGGCTCGGTGCTGGGCGCCCCGATGGGGTACCTGCTCGGCAAGGCATTGGGCAAACCGCTGATGCATAAAGTGGTTCCCGCCCGCTGGGTTGAGGTGGCGACGGATAAGTTTACAAAGGACGGCGATGCCGCCGTCCTGATCGGATCGTTTACCCCGATCCCGTACAAGGTATTTACGATCCTCTCCGGCGTATTCGGATTTTCGCTGTTTCGGCTGATCGTGTATTCGATCCTCGGACGAGGGATCAAGTTTTACCTGATCGGTGTCTTGTTCTTTCTCTACGGCAAGCATGCGAAAGAGCTGCTGGATCAATATCTGGAGGTTTCGCTGCTTGCGGTGGCTGTCATCCTTACCTTAGGATGGTTCCTCCTGAAGCGTCGAAAAAAGAGATAA
- a CDS encoding acyl-CoA dehydrogenase family protein has translation MSNLQKLIDSRGYSNNIPHPRSRWHDNFYTADPNLDYLIGRYLPQSMQPWAREQLSRFGAYVAGPVDERAAYTDGEGRPRLRKYNRLGEDVSEIITNEGYRKTVADVYGAGIVSYLYHPVPELGERVPYLYSYMMGYLLSQSEPGFYCPVTLTMAAAHLVDRYGSEELKQRYLVGLTSRDYETLYEGATWLTERQGGSDVGANLTVAEPVADRPGTYRLTGEKFFASNAGAMVATVMARIDPDKPGTKGLGLFLVPWTTPDGQRNRISIRRLKEKLGVNAVPSAEVLLEGAEGYLIGRPERGFAYMAEALNISRICNAVASIGIMRRAFYEAKDYAARRSAFGSSIDRYPMVREMLVSLLVDLEVSTGAVFEMIHYFDKANTYGDADQAERVIARLLIPLLKYRTGDEAVQASHTAIEIHGGNGYIEEYVTPRLLRDAQVTTVWEGTSNILALDLLRVMQKEQAHEVFCQVMRERIIKMTHPLSKVFAMRIAEELELLEQNLAYLLQQSDEYVNYKLKTVANHMIDLFCLSNIVLDAEQQVEQQANARKYVLAHLYWKQHFAVSQDRGVKQDPLLDVRFFTALVEYQQVGESELQAALSLFSTLQEEPS, from the coding sequence ATGAGCAATCTGCAAAAGCTGATCGACAGTCGGGGGTACTCTAACAACATTCCCCATCCCCGCAGTCGGTGGCACGATAATTTTTATACGGCTGATCCCAATCTCGACTACCTGATCGGACGCTATCTGCCGCAGTCGATGCAACCCTGGGCCAGAGAGCAGCTATCCCGGTTCGGAGCCTACGTCGCCGGACCAGTCGACGAACGGGCTGCGTATACCGACGGCGAGGGCAGACCGCGTCTGCGCAAGTACAACAGGCTGGGGGAAGATGTGTCAGAGATCATCACCAATGAAGGATATCGGAAGACGGTTGCCGATGTATATGGAGCGGGGATTGTCAGCTACCTCTACCATCCGGTTCCCGAATTGGGTGAGAGGGTTCCTTATCTCTATTCCTATATGATGGGCTATCTGCTCAGTCAGTCGGAACCGGGCTTTTACTGTCCGGTGACACTGACGATGGCTGCTGCTCACCTGGTGGATCGTTACGGCAGCGAGGAGTTGAAGCAGCGCTACCTGGTCGGTCTCACTTCTCGCGACTATGAGACCTTGTACGAGGGAGCCACCTGGTTGACGGAGCGGCAGGGGGGATCAGACGTAGGGGCCAACCTGACAGTGGCCGAACCGGTGGCGGATCGACCTGGCACCTATCGACTCACAGGGGAAAAATTTTTTGCCAGCAATGCAGGTGCGATGGTAGCCACTGTGATGGCGCGGATTGATCCCGACAAGCCAGGTACCAAAGGGTTGGGATTATTCCTGGTGCCGTGGACCACACCCGACGGACAGCGGAATCGCATCTCGATCAGGCGGTTGAAAGAGAAGTTGGGCGTAAATGCGGTCCCGTCCGCCGAAGTATTGCTGGAGGGAGCAGAGGGGTATCTGATCGGGCGGCCGGAACGGGGTTTCGCTTACATGGCGGAGGCGCTGAACATCTCCCGCATCTGCAATGCCGTCGCCTCCATCGGGATCATGCGCAGGGCGTTTTATGAGGCCAAGGATTATGCGGCGCGGCGGAGCGCTTTTGGCTCATCGATTGACCGATATCCCATGGTACGGGAGATGCTGGTTTCGCTGCTGGTCGATCTGGAGGTAAGCACAGGTGCGGTGTTTGAGATGATTCATTACTTTGACAAGGCAAACACTTACGGTGATGCGGACCAAGCAGAACGTGTGATAGCCCGTCTGTTGATTCCGCTGCTGAAGTACCGTACCGGTGACGAAGCTGTCCAGGCGAGCCATACCGCGATTGAGATCCACGGCGGCAACGGCTACATTGAGGAGTACGTCACTCCGCGTCTGCTGCGGGATGCGCAAGTGACTACAGTCTGGGAGGGCACGTCCAATATTTTAGCCCTCGATCTGCTGCGGGTCATGCAAAAAGAGCAGGCCCACGAGGTATTTTGCCAGGTGATGCGAGAGCGCATCATAAAAATGACCCATCCGCTATCCAAGGTGTTTGCGATGCGCATCGCCGAAGAGCTGGAACTGCTGGAGCAAAACCTCGCCTATTTGCTCCAACAGTCCGACGAGTACGTAAACTACAAGCTGAAGACTGTGGCCAATCATATGATTGATCTGTTCTGTCTCAGCAACATCGTGCTGGATGCAGAGCAGCAGGTAGAACAACAGGCAAACGCCCGCAAGTATGTACTGGCACACCTCTACTGGAAGCAACATTTTGCCGTCAGTCAGGATCGAGGTGTCAAACAAGATCCTCTGCTGGATGTTCGGTTCTTCACAGCGCTGGTCGAGTATCAGCAGGTTGGCGAGTCGGAACTGCAAGCTGCTTTATCTCTTTTTTCGACGCTTCAGGAGGAACCATCCTAA
- a CDS encoding class I adenylate-forming enzyme family protein, whose translation MNLSALLATNGRKHGDKEALIDGERRISYREWNQHADYWAARLRQMGIERADRVAIMMPNCLEFAIMYMAIMRSGAIVVPISARSAPEDVSYVCEEAECKGMIVHDQLFAVVAQLPAGRQLRALIKTGEGRDGWLGMDDGHSDPSNREWKALPCDAEVPEFSEDDEVSMLFTSGTTGRPKGVLFTHRNVLTVAKMMAIEMQIDHRSRILQMMPLSHSAPLHLFFHTGIMVAATQVLAPTFSPELLLALAQRERITHFFGAPVAYLLTMKHPDFLHCDLSSAHCWVYGGAPLSKEMAEQIERAFGQDKVVCVYGLTEAGPTGTALRHAEYPDKAGSIGRAVLYTEVEVVNERGEPVPAGEPGEIRIRSEGTMKGYIHNPEATAEVVRDGWVYSGDIARVDEEGFLWVIDRKKDVIISGGVNVYPKEIEQELERHPAIQEVAVVGVPHPEWGETVKACLVLREQAAADAGPTDWLAEVRRFLSGKVADYKLPRLVECLTALPRNASGKVLKHVLREQTEA comes from the coding sequence GTGAATCTATCTGCATTATTGGCGACAAATGGTCGAAAGCACGGTGACAAGGAAGCGTTGATCGATGGAGAGAGACGGATCAGCTACCGGGAGTGGAATCAGCATGCCGATTACTGGGCGGCACGACTGCGGCAGATGGGGATCGAGAGAGCAGATCGGGTAGCGATCATGATGCCCAACTGTCTTGAGTTTGCGATCATGTACATGGCGATCATGCGCAGCGGAGCGATCGTGGTTCCGATCAGTGCCCGTTCTGCACCAGAGGACGTCTCCTACGTTTGTGAGGAAGCAGAGTGTAAAGGGATGATTGTGCACGATCAGCTTTTCGCTGTGGTTGCACAGCTTCCTGCCGGCCGACAACTGAGAGCCCTGATCAAGACCGGGGAGGGACGGGATGGATGGCTCGGAATGGATGACGGTCATTCTGATCCATCTAACAGAGAATGGAAAGCGCTTCCTTGTGATGCGGAAGTACCCGAGTTTAGCGAAGATGACGAAGTAAGTATGCTGTTCACCTCCGGTACGACCGGCCGTCCCAAAGGGGTGCTGTTCACTCATCGCAACGTGTTGACGGTTGCCAAGATGATGGCGATCGAGATGCAGATCGATCATCGCAGCCGGATTCTGCAAATGATGCCGCTCAGTCACTCAGCTCCGCTTCATCTGTTCTTCCATACGGGGATCATGGTAGCAGCGACCCAGGTGTTGGCTCCTACTTTTTCACCGGAGCTGCTGCTCGCGCTTGCCCAGAGGGAGCGGATCACCCATTTCTTCGGTGCTCCCGTCGCCTACTTGCTGACCATGAAGCATCCGGATTTCCTTCATTGTGATCTCTCCTCTGCACATTGCTGGGTCTACGGTGGGGCACCGCTTTCCAAAGAGATGGCAGAGCAGATCGAGCGGGCATTTGGCCAAGACAAGGTCGTATGTGTCTATGGATTGACGGAGGCGGGGCCGACCGGAACCGCTCTGCGTCATGCCGAGTACCCCGACAAGGCGGGCAGCATCGGGAGAGCGGTGCTTTACACCGAAGTAGAAGTAGTCAACGAACGGGGTGAGCCCGTACCTGCAGGCGAGCCGGGGGAAATCCGCATCCGCAGTGAAGGAACGATGAAAGGGTACATCCATAATCCGGAAGCCACTGCCGAGGTGGTGCGCGACGGCTGGGTGTATAGCGGCGACATTGCCCGTGTCGATGAAGAGGGCTTTCTCTGGGTGATCGACCGAAAAAAAGATGTGATTATCAGCGGTGGTGTCAATGTTTACCCGAAAGAAATCGAGCAAGAGTTAGAGCGTCACCCTGCTATCCAAGAAGTGGCAGTGGTCGGGGTTCCCCACCCTGAATGGGGTGAGACGGTAAAAGCTTGCCTGGTGCTGCGGGAGCAGGCGGCAGCCGATGCCGGGCCGACCGACTGGCTGGCGGAAGTTCGCCGTTTCCTGAGTGGAAAAGTAGCTGATTATAAGCTGCCTCGGTTGGTAGAGTGCTTGACTGCCTTGCCTCGCAATGCAAGCGGAAAAGTGCTGAAGCACGTCTTGCGTGAACAAACAGAAGCATGA
- a CDS encoding MerR family transcriptional regulator translates to MSDRKELFSISELATELDISTRTIRYYEEVGLIQPARSERGIRLYTRSDRARLRLILRGKRFGFTLEQIREMIQLFQEDRTGRKQLERTIAYGSEKLQEIDQRINELLLLREEIVTYMEKFEQRLRETSKH, encoded by the coding sequence ATGAGTGATCGCAAGGAGTTATTTTCGATCTCAGAATTAGCAACTGAACTGGACATTAGTACGCGCACGATTCGTTACTACGAAGAAGTGGGATTGATTCAACCCGCGCGCTCCGAGAGGGGGATACGCCTCTACACACGGAGTGACCGGGCGAGACTGCGCCTGATATTGCGAGGGAAGCGGTTTGGTTTTACCCTCGAGCAGATCAGGGAGATGATCCAATTGTTCCAGGAGGACCGAACTGGGCGCAAGCAGTTGGAACGGACAATTGCTTACGGGAGCGAGAAGCTGCAGGAGATTGATCAGCGGATCAATGAATTGCTGCTGCTGCGTGAGGAAATCGTCACGTACATGGAGAAGTTCGAGCAGCGCTTGCGCGAGACAAGCAAACATTGA
- a CDS encoding FtsX-like permease family protein, which produces MTFRQFAFYNVIRNKRLYAAYFLSSAFSVMIFFIYAMFIFHPDVKEGVFREIAIRGMEAAEYVIYVFSFFFIFYSVRAFLKSRKREFGILMMHGMTRSQLNKLIFLENILIGLAATVTGMIAGMLFAKLFLMIGAKAIIMESLPFHLSWKALLLTFGAFTVLFVYGTAHPCQQTDRPVSSERKAKTGTEDIAASLPIVRRAAHRWLLSGGNDYE; this is translated from the coding sequence ATGACTTTTCGCCAGTTCGCCTTTTACAACGTAATCCGGAACAAGCGTCTGTATGCCGCCTATTTTCTGAGCAGCGCCTTTTCCGTGATGATTTTTTTCATCTACGCGATGTTTATCTTTCACCCAGATGTCAAGGAAGGGGTATTCAGAGAAATCGCCATCAGAGGGATGGAAGCGGCTGAATACGTGATATATGTATTTTCCTTCTTTTTCATCTTCTATTCTGTCCGTGCATTTCTAAAGTCGCGCAAGCGGGAATTCGGAATTCTGATGATGCACGGGATGACTCGTTCACAACTCAACAAGCTGATCTTTCTGGAAAACATCCTGATCGGCCTAGCCGCAACTGTAACAGGGATGATCGCAGGGATGTTGTTTGCAAAACTCTTTCTGATGATCGGGGCGAAAGCCATCATCATGGAGTCGCTGCCGTTTCATCTGTCATGGAAAGCACTACTGCTGACCTTCGGAGCCTTCACTGTACTCTTCGTTTACGGCACTGCTCACCCGTGTCAACAAACTGATCGACCTGTTTCAAGCGAGCGCAAAGCCAAAACGGGAACCGAAGACATCGCCGCTTCTCTCCCTATTGTCCGCCGTGCTGCTCACCGTTGGCTATTATCTGGCGGTAACGACTACGAATGA
- a CDS encoding FtsX-like permease family protein: MSAVLLTVGYYLAVTTTNDTIIERLLPVTGMVIVGTYFLFTQLSVFAIRILQRNRALYWKQTNLITLSTLAYRLKDNAHMFFLVTIVSTVAFCAVGALAATGTMSKKYELNFPFAVSYASYGENPSEAKHLAMIEADLQRQQVLIEKVSVTVKSQTSKTNGNKVVLVSETDYNRLANSLGYPAQSIAETEAKLIPGNISQIEKVANQRKPVTFQESGITLKINGAVEKPIFSRALMGMNLLLISDQVYDSIQVSEEMNRENWSWEKATYVGYTVKDWQETTQIGEQVNQELLAFYQQSEGPFTLPRFGFITSGAAYLHALQVNSVMLFVGLLVGAVFFIAAGSFLYFRLYMDLDHDRRQYQAITKIGLSEKELTKIVTTQLLLLFFVPLVVAVIHSSFAFVALQSMFQLSIAFHTISVLLGFIAAQIAYFLLIRARYTRHVKEAVL; encoded by the coding sequence TTGTCCGCCGTGCTGCTCACCGTTGGCTATTATCTGGCGGTAACGACTACGAATGATACGATCATAGAACGCCTGCTGCCCGTCACGGGTATGGTCATCGTGGGCACGTATTTCCTGTTTACGCAGCTGAGTGTATTCGCGATCCGGATCTTGCAGCGAAATCGAGCTCTTTACTGGAAGCAGACCAACCTCATCACCTTGTCGACGCTTGCTTATCGCCTCAAAGACAACGCTCACATGTTCTTCTTGGTCACGATTGTGTCTACTGTCGCCTTTTGTGCGGTGGGAGCGTTGGCCGCAACCGGTACGATGAGCAAAAAATACGAGCTGAACTTTCCCTTTGCCGTCAGCTATGCGTCGTACGGGGAAAACCCGTCGGAAGCGAAACATCTGGCCATGATCGAAGCTGACCTGCAAAGGCAGCAAGTCCTGATTGAAAAGGTTAGTGTAACAGTAAAGTCTCAGACCAGCAAAACCAACGGAAACAAAGTGGTGCTGGTGAGCGAAACGGACTACAACCGGTTGGCAAACAGCTTGGGGTACCCTGCCCAATCGATTGCAGAAACAGAAGCCAAATTGATCCCGGGCAACATCAGTCAGATCGAAAAAGTGGCCAATCAACGAAAACCGGTGACGTTTCAAGAGAGCGGGATTACCCTCAAGATCAATGGAGCCGTTGAAAAACCAATCTTCTCTCGTGCGCTGATGGGGATGAATCTGCTGCTGATCTCTGACCAGGTATATGATTCGATCCAGGTATCGGAAGAGATGAACCGAGAGAACTGGAGCTGGGAGAAGGCCACTTATGTTGGCTACACCGTGAAGGATTGGCAAGAGACAACGCAGATCGGCGAACAAGTGAACCAGGAACTGTTGGCGTTTTATCAACAGTCAGAGGGGCCGTTCACACTCCCCAGGTTTGGTTTTATTACAAGCGGTGCTGCTTATCTGCATGCTCTACAAGTAAACAGTGTCATGCTGTTTGTCGGACTATTGGTGGGGGCGGTATTTTTCATCGCCGCCGGCAGCTTTCTCTATTTCCGCTTGTATATGGACCTGGATCATGATCGTCGTCAGTATCAGGCGATCACCAAAATCGGGTTGTCTGAAAAAGAGTTGACGAAAATTGTAACGACGCAGTTGTTGTTGCTCTTTTTTGTCCCCCTCGTGGTAGCTGTGATTCACAGTTCGTTTGCTTTTGTCGCCTTGCAAAGCATGTTCCAGCTGTCAATCGCGTTCCATACGATCAGCGTTTTGCTTGGTTTCATCGCGGCCCAGATTGCCTATTTCCTGCTGATCCGCGCCCGTTATACACGTCACGTAAAAGAAGCTGTCCTGTAA
- a CDS encoding monovalent cation:proton antiporter family protein, producing the protein MEGNHSVLSLTIVVTLSFLIPIILHRLRWRFLPVVVVEIIAGLLLGKSGLGLIHDDQWLSLLSSLGLIYLMFLSGLEIDFESFRVKSKKPSQANPLVLSAVTFVLILLISCGFALLMQWLGLVRDPWFMTLLISTISLSIVVPTLKDKGITNTPYGQTILLTAVISDFATMILLSLYVAFSANNLTKPFLLLILFVVVFFVYRFSLRFATNKLIERISRESVQLGTRGVFALILFFVVLSEEVGAESILGAFLAGVIVSLLAPSKEFTHQLTSFGFGFLIPIFFFMVGATMELHNLFGDANVLLLLPLIIISYYVSKLLPVLIWRKWFSWKETLGAGFLLPSTLSLIIAGTAVGLELGVISENVQAALIVGAVLSCVISPILFQRTVPEHVETSTRKISLIGANTINLALAKQLHQDGYEVAIYTSDPSSDQQERNYPFPMVTLSALEPEELSNYDVLNSDYVVALTSDEPLNVRIANWAKSGGVENVICRMDSEQRSEELTEGVQLFSTFLSNRLLLQVLIEYPSLLKMLEKDDCMYEVTVNNERLHNRFIRDLSFLDDALVIRIFRGNDLLIPHGNTQIRVGDILLISGDKELVRQIERAMA; encoded by the coding sequence ATGGAAGGTAATCACTCTGTACTCTCTTTAACGATCGTCGTCACCTTGTCGTTTCTGATCCCGATCATCCTCCATCGGCTGCGCTGGCGCTTTCTGCCGGTCGTCGTAGTAGAGATTATCGCAGGTCTGCTGTTGGGCAAGAGCGGCCTGGGACTGATTCATGACGATCAGTGGCTCTCCCTGCTTTCTTCTCTTGGATTGATCTACCTGATGTTTTTGAGCGGGTTGGAGATTGATTTCGAATCGTTCCGGGTGAAAAGCAAAAAACCTTCACAAGCCAATCCGCTGGTGCTCTCAGCGGTGACGTTTGTGCTGATATTATTGATCTCTTGCGGCTTTGCCCTCTTGATGCAGTGGCTTGGTCTGGTCCGTGATCCATGGTTTATGACCCTTTTGATCTCAACGATCTCACTCAGCATCGTCGTACCGACGCTAAAGGACAAAGGGATTACCAACACGCCGTACGGACAGACGATTCTGCTGACGGCTGTCATATCCGATTTTGCGACGATGATTCTGCTGTCTCTGTACGTCGCCTTCTCGGCAAACAACCTGACCAAACCGTTTCTCTTGCTGATCCTGTTTGTTGTCGTCTTTTTCGTCTATCGGTTCAGCCTGCGGTTTGCCACCAACAAGTTGATCGAGAGAATCTCTCGAGAGAGTGTGCAGTTGGGAACTCGCGGCGTGTTTGCGCTGATCCTGTTCTTCGTCGTGCTGTCGGAAGAGGTAGGCGCGGAAAGCATTCTTGGTGCCTTCCTGGCCGGGGTGATCGTCTCCCTGCTGGCACCATCGAAAGAGTTTACCCATCAGTTAACGTCATTTGGCTTTGGCTTTTTGATTCCCATCTTTTTCTTCATGGTCGGCGCGACGATGGAACTGCACAATCTGTTCGGCGACGCGAACGTCCTGCTGCTGCTGCCGCTGATTATTATCAGTTACTATGTGTCCAAGCTGCTGCCTGTCCTAATCTGGCGCAAGTGGTTCAGTTGGAAGGAAACCCTGGGTGCAGGTTTTCTGCTTCCGTCTACCCTCAGCCTGATCATCGCCGGAACGGCTGTGGGATTGGAGTTGGGGGTGATCAGCGAAAATGTGCAAGCTGCGTTGATCGTAGGTGCCGTGCTCTCCTGTGTGATCTCGCCGATTCTGTTCCAGCGAACGGTTCCTGAACACGTGGAGACGTCCACCAGGAAAATCTCCCTGATCGGCGCCAACACGATCAACCTGGCGCTGGCCAAGCAGCTTCATCAGGATGGCTATGAAGTAGCCATCTATACGTCAGACCCTTCATCGGATCAGCAAGAGCGCAACTACCCGTTTCCTATGGTTACGCTCTCCGCACTGGAGCCAGAAGAGCTGAGCAACTATGATGTACTGAACAGTGATTACGTGGTAGCGCTCACCAGCGATGAACCTCTAAACGTACGCATAGCCAACTGGGCCAAGTCAGGTGGAGTGGAAAATGTGATTTGCCGGATGGACAGCGAACAGCGAAGCGAGGAACTTACGGAAGGCGTACAGCTCTTCTCCACTTTTCTCTCCAATCGGCTGCTGCTGCAGGTACTGATCGAATATCCGTCCCTGTTGAAGATGTTGGAGAAAGATGACTGCATGTACGAGGTAACCGTGAACAACGAACGGCTGCACAACCGGTTTATTCGCGATCTTTCCTTTCTCGACGATGCGCTGGTCATCCGCATCTTTCGCGGCAACGACCTGCTCATCCCGCACGGAAACACGCAGATCAGAGTGGGCGACATCCTGCTGATCAGCGGTGATAAAGAACTGGTTCGACAAATCGAACGGGCGATGGCATAG
- a CDS encoding cell wall hydrolase, translating to MAVIKATANGVKMLARLMRAEAEGEGKLGMLMVGNVGVNRVRSNCLDFEGIRSIRDMVFQSPGGFEATQKPYFYQRAREREIRLARKVINGKRYHPASYSLWFFRPTGGCPAEWYNQPNTGRYKAHCFFAPTSQNCPNVYNTF from the coding sequence TTGGCTGTCATCAAAGCTACAGCGAACGGGGTAAAGATGCTGGCCCGTCTGATGCGGGCCGAAGCAGAGGGAGAGGGCAAGCTGGGTATGTTGATGGTTGGCAACGTCGGTGTCAACCGGGTCCGGTCCAACTGCCTCGACTTCGAAGGCATACGCTCGATTCGCGACATGGTGTTTCAGTCACCAGGCGGGTTCGAGGCAACACAGAAACCCTATTTTTACCAGCGGGCACGAGAAAGGGAGATACGGCTGGCTCGCAAAGTGATCAATGGCAAGCGATATCATCCCGCTAGTTACTCGCTCTGGTTTTTCAGACCTACTGGAGGATGCCCTGCGGAATGGTACAACCAGCCGAATACGGGCCGCTACAAAGCCCACTGCTTCTTTGCCCCCACCAGCCAAAACTGCCCAAATGTTTATAATACGTTTTGA
- the gerQ gene encoding spore coat protein GerQ, protein MYCNPNQGFPGYQAYQGYQGYAMPNQPYQGLSLPNQTYQGLATPNQPYQGLATPNQPFYYDPGQMVSPQMETQKLTPQAIPMLPPSGAPIPGTRDFVEQSYVENILRLNRGKMATVYMTFENNTEWNAKVFRGIIEAAGRDHLIISDPDTGIRYLLLMVNLDYITFDEPIEYVAPPIPGEF, encoded by the coding sequence ATGTACTGCAATCCAAATCAGGGTTTTCCGGGTTATCAGGCATATCAGGGTTATCAGGGATACGCGATGCCGAATCAGCCATATCAAGGACTCTCCTTGCCAAACCAGACATATCAGGGACTCGCGACGCCGAATCAACCCTATCAGGGACTTGCGACACCCAACCAACCCTTTTACTACGACCCGGGACAAATGGTTTCACCACAAATGGAAACACAGAAGCTGACACCGCAGGCGATACCGATGCTGCCGCCGAGCGGTGCCCCGATTCCTGGCACAAGAGATTTCGTGGAGCAATCGTATGTAGAAAACATCTTACGCTTAAATCGCGGCAAAATGGCAACCGTGTACATGACGTTTGAGAACAATACAGAATGGAATGCAAAAGTGTTTCGCGGAATCATCGAAGCAGCAGGCCGCGACCACCTGATCATTAGCGATCCGGACACGGGCATACGCTATCTTTTGTTAATGGTCAACCTGGACTACATCACCTTTGACGAACCGATTGAATACGTCGCCCCGCCCATTCCGGGAGAATTTTAA